A DNA window from Impatiens glandulifera chromosome 7, dImpGla2.1, whole genome shotgun sequence contains the following coding sequences:
- the LOC124946225 gene encoding oligopeptide transporter 1-like: MAHIKEDPEEKKNHSSFQISGVGVGVGDEEDFTDNSPIEEVRLTVPITDDPTEPALTFRTWFLGLISLAMLAFVNQFFEFRQNTLSISTVSAQIITLPLGRLMAAKLPTTKLKVPLTNWSFSLNPGPFTLKEHVLITILAGAGSSGVYAVNIIAIVKAFYKRQINPFAAFLLAQTTQMLGYGWAGVFRRILVDSPYMWWPANLVQVSLFRALHEKEGRIKGTLTRLQFFLVMFIASFAYYLIPGYLFPSISSISFACFIWKDKIIPQQIGSGLKGLGIGAFTLDWSTVAGFLGSPLAYPSFAIINTMFGFVLFVYIINPIAYYTNSYDAKRFPIYSSKTYDHEGHIYNISRILNKQTFTLDIPEYDGYSKIYLSIFFAFAYGLSFASLPAVLSYVWLNHGKEIFRMWKATAASLKEEVGDVHTRLMKRNYEPVPNWWFYIILVAMLALSILSCEGFGKQLQLPWWGILLACAMALFFTLPIGIITATTNQQPGLNVITELVIGFMYPGRPLANVTFKTYGYISMTQAIYFLSDFKLGHYMKIPPRSMFIVQTVGTLLASTIHFSTAWYLLTSIENICNTDLLPDGSPWTCPGDEVFYNASIIWGVVGPGRMFTRAGVYGSLNWFFLIGFLAPIPVWYLAKKFPNKKWIKQIHVPLILTATSAMPPARSINYTSWTVVGLFFNYYIYNKYKQWWARNNYILSAALDAGVAFMGVFLYFALQDNDINGPEWWGLDFSDHCNVAKCALSPVIQVEGCPPIG; the protein is encoded by the exons atGGCTCATATCAAAGAGGATccagaagagaagaagaatcaTTCAAGCTTTCAAATTTCTg GAGTAGGAGTAGGAGTAGGAGATGAAGAAGACTTTACCGACAACTCTCCGATTGAGGAAGTCCGGTTAACCGTGCCGATAACCGACGATCCAACCGAACCAGCTTTAACATTCCGAACATGGTTTCTAGGTTTAATATCTTTAGCAATGCTTGCATTTGTGAATCAATTCTTCGAGTTCAGACAAAACACATTATCAATCTCAACGGTCTCAGCCCAAATCATAACATTACCGTTGGGACGATTAATGGCGGCTAAACTTCCGACAACAAAGTTAAAAGTTCCGTTAACAAATTGGTCGTTTTCATTGAATCCTGGTCCTTTTACCTTAAAAGAACATGTGCTTATCACTATTCTTGCTGGAGCTGGTTCTAGTGGTGTTTATGCTGTTAATATAATTGCTATTGTTAAAGCTTTTTATAAGAGGCAAATTAATCCTTTCGCTGCATTTCTTCTTGCTCAAACTACTCAg atGCTTGGATATGGATGGGCTGGTGTTTTTAGAAGAATTCTTGTTGATTCTCCTTACATGTGGTGGCCTGCAAATCTGGTTCAAGTTTCTCTCTTCAG gGCATTGCATGAGAAAGAGGGTAGAATAAAGGGTACCCTAACAAGGTTACAATTCTTCTTAGTGATGTTCATAGCAAGTTTTGCATACTACCTTATACCGGGCTACCTTTTCCCATCAATTTCGTCAATCTCGTTCGCATGTTTTATTTGGAAAGACAAGATCATACCACAACAGATTGGTTCCGGTCTAAAAGGTTTAGGAATCGGCGCTTTCACCTTGGATTGGTCGACGGTCGCCGGTTTCTTGGGCAGTCCACTTGCCTATCCTTCTTTCGCCATAATCAATACCATGTTCGGATTCGTcctatttgtttatattataaatccCATCGCTTACTACACAAATTCCTATGATGCAAAGCGTTTCCCAATTTACTCTTCCAAAACATACGATCACGAGGggcatatatataatatttcgaGAATATTGAATAAGCAAACTTTCACGCTCGATATACCTGAGTACGACGGTTATAGCAAGATTTATCTTTCCATATTCTTTGCATTCGCCTATGGTTTGAGTTTTGCTAGTTTGCCCGCCGTCCTCTCCTATGTTTGGCTCAACCATGGAAA GGAGATTTTTCGGATGTGGAAAGCGACGGCTGCGTCGTTGAAGGAAGAGGTTGGGGATGTTCATACGAGGTTAATGAAGAGGAACTATGAACCGGTCCCAAACTGGTGGTTTTACATTATTCTCGTAGCCATGTTGGCTCTTTCGATACTTTCGTGCGAGGGTTTTGGCAAGCAACTTCAACTTCCATGGTGGGGAATTCTTTTGGCTTGTGCCATGGCTTTATTCTTCACTTTACCCATTGGAATCATCACAGCAACCACAAACCAG CAACCAGGACTTAACGTTATAACCGAGCTAGTAATTGGATTCATGTACCCGGGAAGACCATTAGCAAACGTGACATTCAAAACTTACGGTTATATTAGCATGACACAAGCCATCTATTTCCTTTCGGACTTCAAACTCGGTCACTACATGAAAATTCCACCCCGATCAATGTTCATAGTCCAAACCGTGGGCACCTTGCTAGCCTCAACGATTCATTTCTCCACCGCATGGTACCTCCTCACCTCCATCGAAAACATTTGCAACACCGATCTCTTACCCGATGGTAGTCCATGGACTTGCCCGGGCGACGAGGTTTTCTACAACGCGTCCATCATATGGGGAGTAGTTGGACCTGGTCGGATGTTCACTCGGGCAGGTGTCTACGGGAGTTTGAATTGGTTCTTTCTCATCGGATTTCTAGCACCTATTCCGGTTTGGTATCTTGCCAAGAAGTTTCCTAACAAGAAATGGATCAAACAAATTCACGTGCCACTTATATTGACGGCGACATCGGCTATGCCACCGGCTAGGTCGATTAACTACACGTCGTGGACGGTGGTAGGACTCTTCTTTAACTACTATATTTACAACAAGTATAAGCAATGGTGGGCTAGGAATAACTATATTTTGTCGGCTGCACTTGACGCTGGAGTCGCGTTTATGGGAGTGTTTCTCTACTTTGCTCTTCAAGATAATGATATCAACGGCCCTGAATGGTGGGGTTTGGATTTTAGTGATCATTGTAATGTGGCCAAGTGCGCATTGTCGCCGGTGATACAAGTGGAGGGCTGCCCACCTATTGGGTAG